The Suncus etruscus isolate mSunEtr1 chromosome 7, mSunEtr1.pri.cur, whole genome shotgun sequence genome includes a window with the following:
- the LOC126013778 gene encoding 40S ribosomal protein S13-like: MGRMHAPGKGLSQSALPYRCSIPTWLKLRSDDVKEQIYKLAKKGLTPSQIGVILRDSPGVAQVRFVTGNKILRILKSKGLAPDLPGDLYHLIKKAVAVHKHLERNRKDKDAKFCLILIESHIHRLARYCKTKRVLPPNWKYELSTASTLVA; the protein is encoded by the coding sequence ATGGGTCGCATGCACGCTCCTGGGAAGGGCCTGTCCCAGTCCGCTCTGCCATATCGCTGCAGCATCCCGACCTGGCTGAAGCTGAGGTCGGACGACGTGAAGGAGCAGATCTACAAACTGGCCAAGAAGGGCCTGACGCCATCCCAGATCGGTGTCATCCTGAGGGACTCCCCTGGTGTTGCACAAGTGCGCTTTGTGACAGGCAATAAAATCCTGAGGATCCTTAAGTCTAAAGGACTTGCTCCTGATCTTCCCGGGGATCTCTACCATTTAATTAAGAAAGCTGTTGCTGTCCACAAGCATCTTGAGAGGAACAGAAAGGATAAGGATGCTAAATTCTGTCTGATCCTAATTGAGAGTCATATTCACCGTTTGGCCCGCTATTGTAAGACCAAACGGGTTCTCCCTCCCAATTGGAAATATGAATTATCAACAGCCTCAACCTTGGTTGCATAA